In Primulina eburnea isolate SZY01 chromosome 14, ASM2296580v1, whole genome shotgun sequence, the following proteins share a genomic window:
- the LOC140811167 gene encoding uncharacterized protein, with the protein MIQPVEEEVWRVFVDGASNLLGCGFGVVLIAPSEENIKLALRIDSRVTKNEAEYEDVLAGLQATREVGASRVIIYSDSQLVTQQIKGAYEAKNEKMLKYLGLITARAASLTDWSIEQIPREENAEADTLAKWAASMSDISTWEVLCFTRLMFSIDEEIPPIQRSSRSYQGPLLKCLSKNEVEYVLREVHEGCCGEHLGRIALSRKAILAGFWWPQMNQDAARLIWHPQKIDFRSWETEVTNRIIVQALKARLHGKGKDWVEELPSVLWEYRTIPRSSTRETPYSLVYGSEAVLPVEIRQSSARIESYPSNNDQSRAIELDLVEQKRDRAAIRMEAYHSRIIRSYNKHVRSRDFQVGDLVMKNVKPVGNVGKLEARWEGPFKIVRRVSSGEAYYLEDSQGHTLKRPWNAFHLKRYYV; encoded by the exons ATGATTCAACCGGTAGAAGAAGAGGTATGGAGAGTGTTTGTTGATGGTGCATCAAATTTATTGGGATGTGGATTTGGGGTGGTCCTGATTGCTCCATCAGAAGAGAACATCAAGCTGGCTCTGAGGATCGACTCCAGGGTCACTAAAAATGAAGCAGAGTATGAGGATGTTCTGGCAGGGTTGCAGGCTACCCGGGAAGTCGGTGCTTCCCGGGTCATTATTTATTCTGACTCTCAGTTGGTCACACAGCAAATCAAGGGAGCGTATGAGGCCAAGAACGAAAAAATGCTCAAGTATCTGGGGCTCATCACCGCCCGGGCAGCGTCTCTGACCGACTGGAGCATCGAGCAAATTCCTAGGGAGGAAAATGCAGAAGCTGATACCTTAGCCAAATGGGCTGCTTCCATGTCAGATATAAGCACCTGGGAAGTTCTCTGCTTTACAAGGCTAATGTTCTCTATTGATGAAGAGATACCCCCGATTCAGAGAAGCTC GCGATCATATCAAGGCCCATTGCTCAAGTGCTTATCAAAAAATGAGGTAGAGTATGTCCTCCGAGAAGTACACGAAGGATGCTGTGGTGAACACCTCGGTAGAATAGCTCTGTCTCGGAAAGCTATATTGGCCGGATTCTGGTGGCCCCAAATGAATCAGGATGCTGCCCGACTT ATATGGCATCCCCAGAAAATTGATTTCAGATCATGGGAG ACTGAAGTGACTAATAGAATCATTGTGCAAGCATTGAAAGCCCGGCTCCATGGAAAGGGTAAAGATTGGGTGGAGGAACTACCGAGTGTATTATGGGAATATCGAACTATACCACGATCATCTACTCGGGAAACTCCGTATAGCCTAGTCTATGGTTCAGAAGCAGTCCTACCTGTGGAGATTAGGCAATcttctgctcggatagaatcttATCCGAGTAACAATGATCAGTCCCGTGCCATTGAACTTGATTTAGTTGAACAAAAGAGAGACCGGGCAGCCATTCGAATGGAAGCTTATCACAGCCGGATAATTAGATCCTACAACAAGCATGTTCGATCACGAGATTTTCAGGTTGGGGACTTGGTGATGAAAAATGTAAAACCAGTGGGGAATGTAGGGAAATTAGAAGCACGGTGGGAAGGACCCTTCAAAATAGTTCGGAGAGTCAGCTCGGGAGAAGCTTATTATCTCGAAGATTCTCAGGGACACACTCTTAAGAGGCCATGGAATGCTTTTCATTTAAAGAGATATTATGTTTAA